In Ruminococcaceae bacterium BL-4, one DNA window encodes the following:
- a CDS encoding Molecular chaperone DnaJ, producing the protein MTDPYQVLGVSPSATDEEIKTAYHNLAKKYHPDNYAGSPIADLASEKMKEINEAYDAIQAQRKNRGSGQQTGGYGSAYGGTYGYGGTYGYGGAQNSSFGDVRSYIMSGRISDAEQILDGVPGENRNAEWYFLKGTVLYKRGWLDEATNHFNRAVQMDPQNMEYRTAMNQIMNQRSGMYGGYNPNMTTGGGFTGCGACGDLMAADMCCECMGGNLCPCIGFR; encoded by the coding sequence ATGACGGACCCCTATCAGGTACTTGGCGTTTCTCCTTCGGCAACGGACGAAGAAATTAAGACTGCCTATCACAATCTGGCTAAAAAATATCATCCTGATAATTATGCCGGAAGCCCGATTGCAGACCTTGCCAGCGAAAAAATGAAAGAGATCAATGAAGCGTATGATGCAATTCAGGCGCAGCGTAAAAACCGTGGCTCTGGACAGCAGACAGGCGGTTATGGCAGTGCTTACGGTGGTACTTATGGCTATGGCGGCACTTATGGTTATGGTGGTGCACAAAATTCCAGCTTTGGAGATGTGCGCAGCTATATTATGAGTGGACGGATTTCCGATGCAGAGCAAATTTTGGATGGAGTCCCTGGAGAAAATCGTAACGCAGAATGGTATTTCTTAAAGGGAACTGTTCTTTATAAACGAGGGTGGCTGGACGAAGCTACCAATCATTTTAATCGTGCTGTTCAGATGGATCCACAGAATATGGAGTATCGTACAGCGATGAATCAAATTATGAATCAGCGCAGCGGAATGTACGGTGGATATAATCCCAATATGACAACGGGCGGCGGATTTACCGGTTGTGGTGCATGCGGTGATTTGATGGCAGCGGAT
- a CDS encoding conserved protein of unknown function (Evidence 4 : Unknown function but conserved in other organisms): MFGYIRPFKPELLVREWESYRGIYCGLCKNLGRYYGRLSRLTLSYDCTFYTMILMSLRKEKPCYSDGHCVVNPLKKCSFCQNAEESFHQAAALSVLMTCFKLEDDLRDRGKGKIRARLLLPLSRRAQKRAKADFPWMDKIVTETMTAQNQVETEGQKMDACASPTAQMLGKILQHEGGESFSPLSRTLYEFGYFLGRWVYIMDASDDLEKDLESGSFNCLIRESGLTQKAGKEKFDFIRQKANASLNLTLSRLLAAFSLMDWTSFQSILQNIIQKGLPAMQKELLFRKEEKE, from the coding sequence TTGTTTGGTTATATCAGACCGTTTAAGCCTGAACTTTTGGTTCGGGAATGGGAAAGTTATCGCGGGATATACTGCGGGTTATGTAAAAATCTTGGCCGTTATTATGGTCGGCTTTCCCGGTTAACGCTAAGTTATGACTGTACTTTTTATACCATGATTCTGATGTCTTTGAGAAAAGAAAAGCCTTGTTATAGTGATGGGCATTGTGTGGTCAATCCGCTGAAAAAATGCAGTTTTTGTCAAAATGCTGAAGAGTCATTTCATCAGGCGGCAGCTTTAAGTGTTTTGATGACTTGCTTTAAGCTTGAGGATGACCTGCGGGATCGTGGAAAAGGAAAAATTCGTGCACGACTGCTTTTGCCGCTGTCCCGCAGAGCACAGAAACGCGCGAAAGCTGATTTTCCTTGGATGGACAAGATTGTTACAGAGACAATGACGGCACAGAATCAGGTGGAGACGGAAGGGCAAAAGATGGATGCCTGTGCGTCTCCAACAGCACAGATGCTTGGAAAAATTTTGCAGCATGAAGGGGGAGAAAGTTTTTCTCCGCTTTCAAGGACGCTGTATGAATTTGGATATTTTCTAGGTCGCTGGGTTTATATTATGGACGCGTCGGATGACTTGGAAAAAGATTTGGAATCAGGTAGCTTTAACTGTCTCATTAGAGAATCCGGGCTGACTCAAAAAGCCGGGAAAGAGAAATTTGATTTCATACGACAAAAAGCAAATGCATCTTTAAATTTGACCCTTTCACGTTTACTCGCTGCATTTTCACTGATGGATTGGACTTCTTTTCAGTCGATTTTGCAGAATATTATACAAAAAGGATTACCTGCAATGCAAAAAGAACTGTTATTTCGTAAGGAGGAAAAAGAATGA
- a CDS encoding conserved protein of unknown function (Evidence 4 : Unknown function but conserved in other organisms), with amino-acid sequence MKLYDIDIGDFMQLLDRAKGDVILETDDGNKLNLKSKLCQLYGVKQLLESAKNATITAEIKLTNPEDQILFLKYLTDSTTL; translated from the coding sequence ATGAAACTTTATGATATTGACATCGGAGATTTTATGCAGCTACTAGATCGTGCAAAAGGCGACGTAATTCTTGAAACAGATGACGGAAACAAGCTGAACCTCAAAAGTAAACTATGCCAGCTGTATGGTGTAAAACAGCTTTTGGAGAGTGCCAAAAATGCAACCATCACTGCAGAAATTAAACTAACGAATCCGGAAGATCAAATTTTGTTTTTAAAGTACCTGACAGATTCCACAACTCTTTAA